In bacterium, the following proteins share a genomic window:
- a CDS encoding ABC transporter ATP-binding protein — MISAKNLKKTYRMGDVDVQALRGVSLDIRSGEFVAIMGASGSGKSTFMNILGCLDAPSSGEYFLDGISVAHMTRKEQASIRSRKIGFVFQGFNLLSRTSALENVELPLLYQGLPSNRRRELALEALNAVGLDKRFDHKPNELSGGQQQRVAIARALATHPSMILADEPTGNLDSKTSIEIMAIFQKLNNKGITIILVTHENDIAQYGRRNVVFRDGRIIKDFMVETRLNPEEEMKRVLATSIVDNA; from the coding sequence TTGATTTCTGCAAAAAATTTGAAGAAGACGTACCGGATGGGAGACGTTGATGTGCAAGCGTTGCGGGGCGTTTCCCTGGACATTCGTTCAGGTGAATTTGTTGCTATCATGGGCGCGTCTGGATCTGGGAAATCGACTTTCATGAACATTCTCGGTTGTCTGGATGCGCCTTCGTCCGGAGAGTATTTTCTGGACGGCATTTCGGTCGCTCATATGACAAGGAAGGAACAGGCTAGTATTCGAAGCCGTAAAATCGGATTTGTTTTTCAGGGTTTTAACCTATTATCACGAACCAGCGCCCTGGAAAATGTTGAATTGCCATTGCTGTATCAGGGCCTTCCTTCGAACCGGCGCAGGGAACTTGCGTTGGAAGCGCTCAATGCCGTTGGCCTGGATAAACGCTTTGACCACAAGCCGAATGAATTATCCGGCGGTCAGCAGCAGCGCGTTGCGATCGCGCGGGCGTTGGCGACGCACCCGTCTATGATCCTGGCTGACGAGCCTACGGGAAATCTCGACAGCAAGACCAGTATTGAAATCATGGCGATTTTTCAAAAATTGAATAATAAAGGCATCACGATTATTTTGGTGACGCATGAAAATGATATTGCACAATACGGCCGGCGCAATGTGGTATTTCGGGACGGCAGGATTATCAAAGATTTCATGGTTGAAACACGCTTGAACCCTGAAGAAGAAATGAAACGCGTTTTAGCCACGTCGATTGTAGATAATGCATAA
- a CDS encoding efflux RND transporter periplasmic adaptor subunit, with amino-acid sequence MKRKWVIILVAAAGVLILIGAVYFGTSNSGTVYKYEAVQTGDISVIITATGKVNPMTRVQVGTQVTGTISKIYADFNQKVSKGQVIAQIDPTFLKAQLLEAEATMERASAQADQMKKTLERASELFDRKLISQAEKDEASTNYDLAVAQLKQTTAAYHRAEVSLEYTNIVSPIDGVVISRNVDVGQTVAASLQAPILFLIANDLSKIHVEATIDEVDIGKVKVDHEAVFFVDAYPDEKFQGVVKQVRLQPITTQNLVSYEVIIDVTNKENKLLPGMTANLSIIVDTKKNVLKVPNMALRFQPALTQEEYKKFVLQYGDKFDLKNNSMVWTTANGEGLMPIIVETGITDGLFTEIKNSTLLPNAEVVVGVSNSSTTSGAAKGFRSTK; translated from the coding sequence ATGAAGAGGAAATGGGTTATCATTTTAGTTGCCGCCGCCGGCGTTTTGATACTGATCGGCGCAGTCTATTTCGGAACTTCCAATTCCGGAACCGTTTATAAGTACGAAGCGGTTCAGACAGGCGACATTTCGGTTATCATCACCGCCACAGGCAAAGTGAATCCGATGACACGTGTGCAGGTTGGAACACAGGTTACCGGCACGATCTCCAAAATATACGCTGATTTTAATCAGAAGGTGAGTAAGGGACAGGTTATTGCTCAGATCGACCCGACCTTTCTGAAGGCGCAGTTACTGGAGGCGGAAGCTACCATGGAAAGAGCCAGCGCCCAGGCGGATCAGATGAAAAAAACGTTGGAGCGTGCATCGGAATTGTTTGACAGAAAACTAATCTCCCAAGCTGAGAAAGACGAGGCTTCGACGAATTATGACCTGGCTGTAGCGCAGCTCAAACAGACCACCGCTGCGTATCACAGGGCGGAAGTTTCGCTGGAATATACCAATATCGTATCTCCGATTGACGGTGTGGTCATCTCACGGAATGTCGATGTCGGGCAGACCGTTGCGGCAAGTTTGCAAGCGCCTATTTTGTTTCTGATCGCTAATGATCTCTCCAAAATCCATGTGGAAGCGACTATTGACGAAGTGGATATTGGAAAAGTCAAAGTTGACCACGAAGCTGTTTTTTTCGTTGATGCTTATCCGGACGAAAAATTTCAGGGTGTCGTAAAGCAAGTTCGATTACAGCCCATAACGACGCAGAATCTTGTGAGTTACGAGGTTATTATTGATGTAACCAACAAGGAGAACAAACTGCTTCCCGGTATGACAGCTAATTTATCGATCATCGTTGACACGAAAAAGAATGTACTCAAAGTTCCAAATATGGCCTTACGATTTCAGCCGGCGTTAACTCAGGAAGAATACAAGAAATTCGTCCTTCAATACGGCGATAAATTTGACCTGAAAAATAATTCTATGGTCTGGACTACGGCAAACGGCGAAGGGCTAATGCCTATTATCGTCGAGACTGGAATCACAGACGGATTGTTTACCGAAATTAAAAATTCAACTCTCTTGCCCAACGCTGAAGTCGTTGTTGGAGTAAGCAACAGTTCAACCACTTCCGGCGCGGCTAAAGGATTTAGGTCGACAAAATAA